The following proteins come from a genomic window of Chryseobacterium glaciei:
- a CDS encoding ectonucleotide pyrophosphatase/phosphodiesterase: MKRGLHFLMLLMSLTIFAQKAPVDTAQIVIPNRYNTVEAQTKPYVIMISTDGFRYDYTKKYNAENLLKYSNEGIQAKAMIPSYPSITFPNHWSLITGLYPAHHGLVDNFFYDYKRKEMYAMSDRKNAEDGSWYGGMPLWGLAEKQGMVSASLMWVGSASDAGGTRPTYYYPYHEKFTPSEKVDKVVNWLKLPMDKRPHFISLYFSEVDGSGHHFGPEAKETEDAVHLIDKAIGELVQKVNDLGLKNVNFIFVSDHGMIKVDGGTPLEIPALLLDKNRFDFYNSQTLLRVVVKNSSEVKAVYKELKANKTDDYEVYLDKKLPKYLHFGTKDDQYNRIGQILLIPKAPKIFLEKGKKTSVGKHGYNPRLVPEMKATFFAWGPEFKNNVVIDEFSNVNVYPLVAEILGLKITQPIDGKFKVLKETLKK, encoded by the coding sequence ATGAAGCGAGGATTACATTTTTTAATGCTTTTGATGTCATTAACAATATTTGCTCAAAAAGCACCTGTTGATACTGCTCAAATAGTTATTCCTAATCGATATAATACGGTTGAGGCGCAAACAAAACCTTATGTAATCATGATTTCTACAGACGGTTTTCGATATGATTATACTAAAAAATATAACGCAGAAAATCTTTTAAAATATTCAAATGAAGGCATTCAGGCAAAGGCAATGATCCCGAGTTATCCGAGCATCACTTTTCCGAATCACTGGAGTTTAATTACCGGATTATATCCTGCTCATCATGGTTTAGTAGATAATTTTTTCTATGACTATAAACGAAAGGAAATGTATGCAATGAGTGATAGAAAAAATGCAGAAGATGGAAGTTGGTACGGTGGAATGCCACTTTGGGGATTGGCTGAAAAGCAGGGAATGGTCTCAGCTTCATTAATGTGGGTTGGTTCTGCAAGTGATGCTGGTGGAACAAGACCAACCTATTATTATCCTTATCATGAAAAATTTACTCCTTCTGAAAAAGTGGATAAAGTGGTTAATTGGTTAAAACTACCAATGGATAAAAGACCTCATTTTATTTCATTATACTTTTCTGAAGTGGATGGAAGTGGACATCACTTTGGCCCAGAAGCTAAAGAAACAGAAGATGCCGTTCATTTAATTGACAAAGCAATTGGAGAGCTGGTTCAAAAGGTTAATGATTTAGGATTAAAAAATGTCAATTTCATCTTTGTTTCAGATCATGGAATGATAAAAGTTGATGGTGGAACTCCTCTTGAAATTCCGGCGTTACTTTTAGATAAAAACAGATTTGATTTTTATAATTCCCAGACATTATTGAGAGTGGTGGTGAAAAATTCTTCCGAAGTTAAAGCTGTTTATAAAGAATTGAAAGCTAATAAAACGGATGATTACGAAGTTTATTTAGATAAAAAGCTTCCTAAATATTTACATTTTGGAACCAAAGACGATCAATATAATAGAATTGGACAAATTCTTCTAATTCCAAAAGCTCCGAAAATATTTTTAGAAAAAGGTAAAAAAACATCAGTAGGAAAACATGGTTATAATCCAAGACTTGTTCCTGAAATGAAAGCGACTTTCTTTGCTTGGGGACCTGAATTCAAAAATAATGTTGTGATCGATGAGTTTTCAAACGTGAATGTTTATCCTTTAGTTGCTGAAATCTTAGGGTTAAAAATTACTCAGCCGATTGATGGGAAATTCAAAGTGTTAAAAGAAACATTGAAGAAATAA
- a CDS encoding T9SS type A sorting domain-containing protein, with translation MKKVLLTLSLALASAVGAQFSSGTVSLGSTGMTVKLDTSSTLATLTLTGADTSYLGIGFGGTGTTGGMGTGVDGFIYNSNSTTNSNLDYTFAGVGTTPNADASQDWTITSNTTSGGIRTIIATRSLAGSSGDTAFTNSAGPVNIFFAKGPSTTLAANYHGFGNRGYAILNKTATLGTNDLAMESKKVVLYPNPARETVNFKNADKIKSIDIYESTGRKVKSVKIDGENINVADLKTGSYYFEIKLKDGTLSYEKLIKE, from the coding sequence ATGAAAAAAGTTTTACTCACATTAAGTTTAGCTCTTGCAAGCGCTGTAGGAGCACAGTTTAGTTCAGGGACAGTAAGTCTCGGATCTACAGGAATGACTGTAAAGTTGGATACTTCTTCCACTTTAGCGACACTTACACTTACCGGTGCAGACACTTCCTACTTAGGAATAGGTTTTGGAGGAACAGGAACTACAGGAGGTATGGGAACTGGAGTTGATGGATTTATTTATAACTCTAATTCGACTACCAATTCTAATCTTGACTATACTTTTGCCGGAGTAGGTACTACGCCCAACGCGGATGCATCTCAAGATTGGACGATCACATCTAACACAACTTCTGGAGGTATAAGAACTATAATTGCTACAAGATCTCTTGCTGGAAGCTCGGGAGATACTGCATTTACGAATTCGGCAGGACCAGTAAATATTTTCTTTGCAAAAGGTCCTTCAACGACTTTAGCGGCTAATTATCATGGGTTTGGAAACAGAGGATATGCCATTCTAAATAAAACTGCAACTCTAGGAACCAACGATCTAGCTATGGAAAGCAAAAAAGTTGTTCTTTATCCAAATCCTGCAAGGGAAACTGTGAATTTCAAAAATGCTGATAAAATCAAATCTATTGATATTTACGAATCAACAGGAAGAAAAGTAAAATCTGTAAAAATAGACGGAGAAAACATTAATGTAGCTGATTTAAAAACAGGAAGTTATTATTTTGAAATTAAATTGAAAGATGGAACGTTATCTTACGAGAAATTAATTAAAGAATAA
- a CDS encoding DUF5777 family beta-barrel protein, producing the protein MTKTLLFLSILSSSLAFSQEDLLKDIDTIKTNTDTSQPAFKGLQVVTAQSTKLTAKNEWYIVVAHRFGDISTGFKNFFGLDDASTKLGVIYGVTDGLSLSFSRETNMKTFELGAKYSLLKQNDDFPVDIVGYNVLALNTDLDKDNYPHLQFSDRLSYLTQALISRRFNENLSLQLTPSYVHKNLYEPKVEDKNQFLTGLGGRYKISKRISINAEYFVNFDNHSVYKNPLSVGMDIETGGHVFQLVFSNSQLNSDIGYLTNAAGKWEKGQIFFGFNLYRVF; encoded by the coding sequence ATGACAAAAACTCTATTATTTTTGTCGATACTTTCATCAAGTCTTGCCTTTTCTCAGGAAGATTTGCTGAAAGATATTGACACTATCAAAACAAATACCGATACTTCACAGCCAGCTTTCAAAGGCTTACAGGTTGTTACCGCACAATCTACCAAACTTACTGCAAAAAATGAATGGTATATCGTAGTTGCGCATCGTTTTGGAGACATCAGTACAGGTTTTAAGAATTTCTTTGGTCTTGATGACGCTTCTACCAAATTGGGGGTTATTTATGGCGTTACAGACGGTCTTTCTTTGAGCTTTTCAAGAGAAACCAATATGAAAACCTTTGAATTGGGAGCCAAATACAGTCTCTTAAAACAAAATGATGACTTTCCTGTAGATATAGTAGGTTATAACGTATTGGCACTTAACACAGATTTGGATAAAGATAATTATCCGCATCTACAGTTCAGTGATAGACTTTCTTATCTTACGCAGGCTCTAATTTCAAGAAGATTTAATGAGAATTTATCTTTGCAGTTAACACCTTCCTATGTGCACAAGAATCTTTATGAACCGAAAGTTGAAGATAAAAATCAGTTTTTAACAGGATTGGGAGGGAGATACAAAATTTCTAAAAGGATCTCTATCAATGCAGAATATTTTGTGAATTTTGATAATCACAGTGTCTATAAAAATCCTTTGTCAGTAGGGATGGATATAGAAACTGGGGGACACGTTTTTCAGCTTGTATTCAGTAATTCTCAGCTTAATTCAGATATCGGATATCTTACCAATGCAGCCGGGAAATGGGAGAAAGGACAGATTTTCTTTGGGTTTAATCTTTATAGAGTTTTTTAA
- the rpoC gene encoding DNA-directed RNA polymerase subunit beta' codes for MSNKNKSSRFNKITIGLASPESILQDSRGEVLKPETINYRTHKPERDGLFCEKIFGPIKDYECACGKYKRIRYKGIVCDRCGVEVTEKKVRRERIGHINLVVPIAHIWYFRSLPNKIGYLLGIPSKKLDMIIYYERYVVIQQGIAKKADGSDFDDKEFLTEEEYLDIMETLPVENQYLDDSDPNKFIAKMGAEAVEELLKRIDLDALSFDLRHKAHNEGSKQRRTEALKRLNVVEALRGANTRMINRPEWMIMRVLPVIPPELRPLVPLDGGRFATSDLNDLYRRVIIRNNRLKRLLEIKAPEVILRNEKRMLQESVDSLFDNTRKSSAVKSESNRPLKSLSDSLKGKQGRFRQNLLGKRVDYSARSVIVVGPNLQLHECGIPKDMAAELYKPFIIRKLIERGIVKTVKSAKRIIDRKEPVVYDILEGVMKGHPVLLNRAPTLHRLGIQAFQPKMIEGKAIQLHPLVTTAFNADFDGDQMAVHLPLGPEAILEAQLLMLGSQNILNPANGSPITVPSQDMVLGLYFMTKELSSTEDKKVLGEGLAFYSPEEAEIAYAEGKVSLNAKVRCRLPVKENGEISTKLIETSVGRILFNQIVPKQSGYINELLTKKSLRNVIGRVLDDTDFPTTVKFLDAMKDLGYSNAFKGGLSFSLGDIVVPVEKKAMVATAISTVDEIRANYNMGLITDTERYNQVIDVWTNTNAGLTEMIMSRMKTDQGGFNSVYMMLDSGARGSKEQIRQLSGMRGLMAKPQKAGSTGAEIIENPILANFKEGLSILEYFISTHGARKGLADTALKTADAGYLTRRLVDVAQDVIITEADCGTLRGTEVTALKKNDEIVERISERILGRVSLHNIYDPESDELIASADQVINEPLAKRIEEAGLEAVEVRSPLTCETKKGICAKCYGRNLATGKVIHMGEAVGVIGAQSIGEPGTQLTLRTFHQGGTAGNVSENPSIVARRDGIVEMDDVRTITSEDESGNTAEVVVSRSTEFRLVADNETKTPLMIANVPYGSILAVKPGDKVKKGDTICRWDPYNAVIIAETAGKVEYEDIIQGISFQLEIDEQTGFEEKVISESRNKKAVPTLKVVDSKGVEQKAYNLPVGAHLMVNDGEKIKAGKVLIKIPRKSAKAGDITGGLPRVTELFEARNPSNPAVVTEIDGVVSYGKIKRGNRELIVEAKTGERKIYLVKLSNQILVQENDFVRAGSPLSDGSITPDDILRIKGPTAVQEYLVNEIQEVYRLQGVKIDDKHFEIIVRQMMTKVSIVDGGDTQFLEGALEHKFDFLEENNRVFGLKVVTEAGDSKEFKPGQMITARELRDENSKLKREDQALVEVREALPATATPVLQGITRAALQTKSFMSAASFQETTKVLNEAAVAGKVDYLTGLKENVIVGHRIPAGTGLKEYQNVIVGSKKEFEDIN; via the coding sequence ATGTCAAATAAAAATAAATCAAGTAGATTTAATAAAATAACCATCGGTTTAGCTTCTCCGGAATCCATTTTACAGGATTCTAGAGGGGAGGTTTTAAAACCGGAAACTATTAATTACAGAACGCATAAGCCTGAAAGAGACGGTTTGTTCTGTGAAAAAATCTTCGGTCCTATTAAGGATTACGAATGTGCTTGTGGTAAATACAAGAGAATTCGTTACAAAGGGATCGTTTGTGACCGTTGTGGAGTTGAAGTTACAGAAAAGAAAGTTAGAAGAGAGAGAATCGGGCACATCAACCTTGTTGTTCCTATCGCTCACATCTGGTATTTCCGTTCTTTACCAAACAAAATTGGTTACCTTCTAGGGATTCCTTCTAAGAAATTAGATATGATCATCTACTACGAAAGATACGTAGTGATTCAACAAGGTATTGCTAAGAAAGCAGACGGTTCTGATTTTGATGATAAAGAATTCCTTACAGAAGAAGAATACCTTGATATCATGGAAACTCTTCCTGTAGAAAATCAATATCTTGATGATTCTGATCCAAACAAATTCATCGCTAAAATGGGTGCTGAAGCGGTTGAAGAATTATTAAAAAGAATTGATCTTGATGCTTTGTCTTTCGACTTGAGACACAAAGCTCACAACGAAGGTTCTAAGCAAAGAAGAACTGAAGCTCTAAAAAGATTGAACGTTGTAGAAGCATTGAGAGGTGCTAACACTAGAATGATCAACAGACCGGAGTGGATGATCATGCGTGTACTTCCTGTTATTCCACCAGAATTAAGACCATTAGTTCCATTGGATGGAGGACGTTTCGCTACTTCTGACTTAAATGACCTTTATAGAAGAGTTATTATCAGAAACAACCGTTTGAAGAGATTATTGGAGATCAAAGCTCCTGAAGTAATCTTGAGAAACGAGAAGCGTATGCTTCAGGAATCAGTAGATTCATTATTCGATAATACAAGAAAATCTTCTGCAGTAAAATCTGAATCAAACAGACCATTGAAATCACTTTCAGATTCATTGAAAGGTAAGCAAGGTCGTTTCCGTCAAAACTTACTTGGGAAAAGGGTAGATTACTCTGCGCGTTCGGTAATTGTTGTAGGTCCAAACTTACAGCTTCACGAATGTGGTATTCCTAAAGATATGGCTGCGGAATTGTACAAACCGTTTATCATTAGAAAACTAATTGAAAGAGGGATTGTAAAAACAGTAAAATCTGCAAAGAGAATTATTGACAGAAAAGAACCAGTAGTTTATGATATCTTAGAAGGTGTAATGAAAGGTCACCCTGTTCTATTGAACAGAGCACCTACGCTTCACAGACTAGGTATCCAGGCTTTCCAACCTAAGATGATCGAAGGTAAGGCAATCCAGCTACACCCGTTAGTAACAACGGCCTTCAATGCCGATTTCGATGGTGACCAGATGGCGGTACATTTACCGTTAGGCCCTGAAGCGATCCTTGAAGCTCAGTTATTAATGTTAGGTTCTCAGAATATCTTGAACCCTGCAAACGGTTCTCCAATTACGGTACCTTCTCAGGACATGGTTCTTGGTCTATATTTCATGACTAAAGAATTGAGCTCTACAGAAGATAAGAAAGTTTTAGGAGAAGGTCTTGCATTCTATTCTCCTGAGGAAGCGGAAATCGCTTACGCAGAAGGAAAAGTTTCTCTAAACGCTAAGGTTAGATGTAGACTACCTGTTAAAGAAAACGGAGAGATTTCAACTAAATTAATTGAAACTTCTGTTGGTAGAATTTTATTCAACCAAATCGTTCCTAAGCAGTCAGGATATATTAATGAACTTCTTACTAAGAAATCATTAAGAAACGTTATCGGTAGAGTCCTTGATGATACAGATTTCCCTACAACTGTGAAGTTCTTGGATGCAATGAAAGACTTAGGGTATTCAAATGCATTTAAAGGAGGTCTTTCATTCTCATTAGGTGACATCGTAGTTCCTGTTGAGAAGAAAGCAATGGTTGCTACAGCAATTTCTACTGTAGATGAGATTAGAGCTAACTATAACATGGGTCTAATTACAGATACAGAACGTTATAACCAGGTAATTGACGTTTGGACAAACACAAACGCAGGATTAACTGAAATGATCATGAGCAGAATGAAAACCGACCAAGGTGGGTTCAACTCTGTATATATGATGCTTGATTCTGGGGCGAGGGGTTCTAAGGAACAGATCCGTCAGTTATCAGGGATGAGAGGTTTGATGGCAAAACCGCAGAAAGCCGGTTCTACTGGTGCGGAGATCATTGAAAACCCGATTCTTGCAAACTTTAAGGAAGGTCTTTCGATCCTAGAATACTTTATCTCTACTCACGGTGCTCGTAAGGGTCTTGCGGATACCGCACTTAAGACTGCCGATGCGGGTTACTTAACGAGAAGATTGGTAGACGTTGCTCAGGATGTTATCATTACTGAAGCAGACTGTGGTACTTTAAGAGGTACTGAAGTTACTGCTTTGAAGAAAAATGATGAGATCGTTGAAAGAATTTCTGAAAGAATCTTAGGTAGAGTTTCTCTACATAATATCTATGACCCTGAAAGTGATGAGCTTATTGCTTCTGCAGATCAGGTGATCAACGAGCCATTAGCTAAGAGAATTGAAGAAGCAGGATTAGAAGCTGTTGAAGTTCGTTCACCATTAACTTGTGAAACTAAGAAAGGTATCTGTGCGAAATGTTACGGAAGAAACTTAGCAACAGGTAAAGTAATCCATATGGGTGAAGCAGTAGGTGTAATTGGTGCACAATCTATTGGGGAACCGGGTACTCAGTTAACATTGAGAACCTTCCACCAAGGGGGTACTGCAGGTAACGTATCAGAAAACCCATCAATCGTAGCTAGAAGAGACGGTATCGTTGAAATGGATGATGTAAGAACAATTACATCTGAAGACGAAAGCGGTAATACTGCTGAGGTAGTAGTTTCTCGTTCTACGGAATTTAGATTGGTTGCTGATAACGAAACTAAAACTCCATTGATGATCGCTAACGTACCTTATGGATCTATATTAGCTGTGAAACCAGGTGATAAAGTGAAGAAAGGTGATACTATCTGTAGATGGGATCCGTATAACGCGGTAATTATTGCAGAAACTGCCGGTAAGGTAGAGTATGAAGATATCATCCAGGGTATTTCATTCCAATTGGAAATTGACGAACAAACAGGATTTGAAGAGAAAGTAATCTCTGAATCTAGAAATAAGAAAGCCGTACCTACTCTTAAGGTAGTAGATTCTAAAGGTGTTGAGCAGAAAGCGTACAACTTACCGGTAGGAGCCCACTTAATGGTAAACGATGGTGAAAAAATTAAGGCTGGTAAAGTTTTAATCAAGATCCCAAGAAAATCTGCAAAAGCAGGGGATATCACCGGAGGTCTTCCGAGAGTTACCGAATTATTCGAAGCAAGAAACCCTTCAAACCCGGCGGTTGTTACAGAGATCGATGGTGTAGTTTCTTACGGAAAAATCAAGAGAGGTAACCGTGAATTGATCGTTGAAGCAAAAACTGGAGAAAGAAAAATTTATTTAGTTAAATTATCTAACCAGATCTTGGTTCAGGAGAATGACTTCGTAAGAGCTGGTTCGCCACTTTCTGACGGTTCAATTACTCCGGACGATATCTTAAGAATTAAAGGTCCAACGGCGGTTCAGGAATATCTAGTAAATGAAATTCAGGAAGTTTACCGTCTACAAGGGGTGAAAATTGATGATAAGCACTTCGAAATTATCGTAAGACAGATGATGACGAAAGTATCTATCGTTGATGGAGGTGATACTCAATTCCTTGAAGGAGCTCTTGAGCACAAATTTGATTTCTTGGAAGAAAACAACAGAGTATTCGGTCTTAAAGTAGTAACTGAAGCTGGTGATTCTAAAGAATTCAAACCAGGTCAGATGATTACTGCAAGAGAATTAAGAGACGAAAACTCTAAATTGAAGCGTGAAGATCAGGCTTTAGTTGAAGTAAGAGAAGCTTTACCAGCTACAGCAACGCCTGTATTGCAAGGTATTACAAGAGCGGCTCTTCAGACTAAGTCATTCATGTCTGCAGCATCATTCCAGGAAACAACTAAGGTTCTTAACGAAGCAGCAGTTGCTGGTAAGGTAGATTACTTAACAGGTCTTAAAGAGAACGTAATTGTAGGACACAGAATTCCTGCAGGTACAGGTCTTAAAGAGTATCAGAATGTTATCGTAGGTTCTAAAAAAGAATTCGAAGATATTAACTAA
- a CDS encoding DUF3467 domain-containing protein, with product MDNQNQNQNQDPNNINIQLNEMVASGVYCNLALVNHSPSEFVVDFIQLMPGVQQANVRSRVILAPLHAKRVLAALQQNITNYEQQFGEIKEVEPFVLGGNNVQA from the coding sequence ATGGACAATCAAAATCAAAATCAAAATCAAGATCCAAACAACATCAACATCCAACTTAACGAAATGGTAGCTTCAGGGGTATATTGTAACCTTGCTCTAGTAAACCATTCTCCATCTGAGTTTGTTGTAGATTTTATCCAATTAATGCCGGGTGTTCAACAAGCGAACGTGCGTTCAAGAGTTATTCTTGCTCCACTTCACGCTAAGAGAGTATTAGCTGCTCTTCAACAAAACATCACTAACTACGAGCAACAATTCGGAGAGATCAAAGAAGTTGAGCCTTTCGTATTAGGTGGAAACAACGTACAAGCGTAA
- a CDS encoding Crp/Fnr family transcriptional regulator, with the protein MDMINNQFILNKFGFLGADFSSEIQKNAIITTIKAKTEIVREGQKNKYVPFLIKGSIKVFSLNDGRELIYYYIRPNDSCLMTFSSIFGDYVSRIYAIAEEESEVLLIPVSVVHDWLIKFPEINRLFYSEYDKRFSDVMNMVNEAVFHRLDRRVLSYIKQQISITGNHPIKLTHREIASNLGTSREVVSRVLKKIENEGEITQTKEGIKIPVNENVSQI; encoded by the coding sequence ATGGATATGATAAATAATCAGTTTATTCTTAATAAGTTTGGGTTTCTGGGTGCTGATTTTTCAAGTGAAATCCAAAAAAACGCAATAATAACTACTATAAAGGCGAAAACAGAGATTGTTCGGGAAGGACAAAAAAACAAATATGTTCCTTTCTTAATAAAAGGTTCTATAAAAGTTTTTTCTCTAAATGATGGTAGAGAATTAATCTATTATTACATCAGACCAAATGATAGTTGTCTCATGACTTTTTCTTCTATTTTTGGTGATTACGTAAGCAGGATTTATGCAATAGCGGAAGAAGAATCAGAAGTTCTTCTGATACCCGTTTCTGTGGTACATGACTGGCTGATCAAATTTCCGGAAATCAACAGATTATTTTATAGTGAGTATGATAAACGTTTTTCTGATGTAATGAACATGGTGAATGAAGCTGTTTTTCATAGGCTGGACAGAAGAGTGTTAAGTTATATTAAACAACAGATTTCTATCACAGGAAATCATCCGATTAAATTAACCCATCGAGAAATTGCAAGTAATTTAGGAACTTCCAGAGAGGTGGTAAGCAGAGTTTTGAAAAAAATTGAAAACGAAGGAGAAATTACCCAAACCAAAGAAGGAATTAAAATCCCTGTAAATGAAAATGTTAGTCAAATCTAA
- a CDS encoding YceI family protein — translation MKNVVVIIVSLLCSNLAWAQKYSSKTGQVSFEASVPLFEDVSAKDNNNIVILNADTGEIASVSAVKNYKFTVKLMEEHFNENYAESAKYPKTTFTGKLVNFDKTKLSASPQKYTIQGKLNFHGVDKAVASSATVYAKDGKIYIQGGFVARPADHNVTIPKMVSKKVAENVNVKYDYVLSKQ, via the coding sequence ATGAAAAATGTAGTAGTAATTATTGTATCGTTACTGTGTAGTAATCTTGCATGGGCTCAAAAATATAGCTCGAAAACAGGACAGGTAAGTTTTGAAGCTTCAGTTCCTTTATTTGAAGATGTAAGTGCAAAAGATAATAATAATATTGTTATTCTGAATGCCGATACCGGAGAAATAGCTTCTGTTTCTGCTGTGAAGAATTATAAATTCACTGTAAAATTAATGGAAGAGCATTTCAATGAAAATTATGCCGAATCAGCAAAATATCCTAAAACGACTTTTACGGGTAAGCTTGTAAATTTTGATAAAACTAAACTTTCTGCATCACCACAAAAATATACCATACAGGGAAAACTTAATTTCCATGGGGTAGATAAAGCGGTTGCTTCATCAGCAACAGTATATGCAAAAGACGGGAAGATTTATATTCAGGGAGGTTTTGTAGCAAGACCTGCAGATCACAATGTAACTATTCCTAAAATGGTTTCTAAAAAAGTTGCAGAGAACGTGAATGTTAAGTATGATTATGTATTATCAAAACAATGA
- a CDS encoding NAD(P)H-binding protein, with the protein MKITITGSLGNVAKPLAQQLIAEGHDITVISSNESKKSEIESLGAKAAIGSITDLDFLVQSFENADAAFLMTPPNMGGVNIIENTINAGKNYAEAISKTGVKRVVMLSSIGVESPVETGPIKGLHHIEKFYNNLENTSVTFLRAGYFYINFFNDIPLIQNAGIIGANYPENINVPLVHPVDIAKAAAEELVKNSEGKNVRYIVSDLRPASDFAKVFGTAIGKPELPWVEFKDEDSLKGMLQAGLPQEMAELYTEMGRGVRTGVVQKDFIEHGSVVTGDIKLEEFAKEFASKY; encoded by the coding sequence ATGAAAATTACAATCACAGGTTCATTAGGAAATGTAGCAAAACCATTAGCTCAACAATTAATTGCAGAAGGTCACGATATCACCGTAATCAGCAGCAACGAATCTAAAAAAAGTGAAATTGAATCTCTTGGAGCAAAAGCAGCCATCGGTTCTATTACAGATCTAGATTTTTTAGTTCAATCTTTCGAAAACGCAGACGCAGCATTTTTAATGACTCCTCCGAATATGGGTGGAGTGAATATTATTGAAAATACCATTAATGCAGGAAAAAATTATGCTGAAGCCATTTCAAAAACAGGCGTAAAAAGAGTCGTAATGTTAAGCAGTATCGGTGTTGAATCTCCTGTAGAAACAGGTCCGATAAAAGGACTTCATCATATTGAAAAATTCTATAATAATTTAGAAAATACCTCTGTAACCTTTTTAAGAGCCGGATATTTCTACATTAATTTCTTTAATGATATTCCGTTAATTCAAAATGCAGGAATTATTGGTGCGAATTATCCTGAAAATATAAATGTTCCATTAGTTCATCCCGTTGATATTGCAAAAGCTGCGGCAGAGGAATTAGTGAAAAATTCTGAGGGTAAAAATGTAAGATATATTGTAAGTGATCTTCGTCCAGCTTCTGATTTTGCAAAAGTTTTTGGAACAGCCATCGGAAAACCAGAATTACCTTGGGTTGAATTTAAAGATGAAGATTCTCTAAAAGGAATGTTACAAGCCGGACTTCCTCAGGAAATGGCTGAATTATATACCGAAATGGGAAGAGGCGTAAGAACGGGTGTTGTTCAAAAGGATTTTATTGAGCATGGTTCGGTAGTGACGGGAGATATTAAGTTGGAGGAGTTTGCGAAGGAGTTTGCTTCTAAATATTAA
- a CDS encoding ankyrin repeat domain-containing protein codes for MKNLIVIVSVFLSFSFVSAQEKAKSIFDIARSGSVAEVKDLMKKNPNIINETNEGGFSTLILACYRGNTEVAKFLMDNVKDINYKSQEGTALAGLSVKYNKDLVEYLLNKNADPNIADATGSTPLFWAVKFGNKELIELLLKHKADKSKKDSMGMTPFEYALQTNNKEIINLLKN; via the coding sequence ATGAAAAATTTAATAGTAATTGTAAGTGTTTTTCTGAGCTTTTCATTTGTATCAGCTCAGGAAAAAGCAAAATCAATTTTTGATATTGCAAGAAGTGGTAGCGTGGCTGAGGTTAAAGATTTGATGAAAAAAAATCCGAATATCATCAATGAAACCAATGAAGGAGGCTTTTCTACTCTCATTTTAGCATGCTACAGAGGCAACACAGAAGTGGCTAAGTTTTTGATGGATAACGTAAAAGATATCAACTATAAAAGTCAGGAAGGCACTGCTTTGGCGGGGCTTTCTGTAAAGTATAATAAAGATTTGGTTGAGTATTTATTAAATAAAAATGCTGATCCAAATATTGCAGATGCCACAGGATCTACACCTCTTTTCTGGGCTGTGAAATTCGGAAATAAAGAACTCATAGAATTATTGCTGAAACATAAAGCAGATAAATCTAAAAAAGATTCAATGGGAATGACTCCTTTTGAATATGCTCTACAAACAAACAACAAAGAAATTATCAACCTCTTAAAGAATTAA
- a CDS encoding c-type cytochrome — MKKILYILSSAVLLVACESRTYEEISDNTPITETVKYTQDVKPIVEANCISCHSATGSASYKPFTNYDQVKTNIDGILDRIQRQNGDSQKMPQGGSLSQSQINIFIKWKADGLIEN, encoded by the coding sequence ATGAAAAAGATACTATATATATTATCATCAGCAGTTTTATTAGTTGCTTGTGAAAGCAGAACCTATGAAGAGATTTCTGACAATACACCCATCACAGAGACCGTAAAATATACACAAGATGTAAAACCTATTGTTGAAGCTAATTGTATTAGTTGTCATTCAGCTACAGGCTCTGCATCTTACAAACCTTTTACTAATTATGATCAGGTAAAAACCAATATTGATGGTATTCTAGATCGTATACAAAGACAAAACGGAGATTCCCAAAAGATGCCTCAGGGCGGATCTTTATCACAATCACAAATCAATATTTTCATTAAATGGAAAGCTGACGGGCTTATTGAAAATTAA